Proteins from one Candidatus Omnitrophota bacterium genomic window:
- a CDS encoding DUF3972 domain-containing protein, which yields MTNEIIFFTQIASIASFIIALFILYRILVSQKDATIELLKEKNTFLKDKIALIQETAPDALAETLSNRIHLLQEELDRLSKDQVNNKEIIQKKEKELQNTQEDFKKLKEQLEEIQNMASEYFCPHCKAPMVSRAYHDEVTEYGDVDHEFIDFECGYTIIDGKEERPCKYKKNS from the coding sequence ATGACAAATGAAATTATTTTTTTCACTCAAATAGCCTCAATCGCCTCTTTTATTATAGCGTTATTTATTCTATATCGCATCTTAGTTAGCCAAAAAGATGCCACAATCGAACTACTAAAAGAAAAAAACACTTTCCTTAAAGATAAGATTGCCTTAATTCAAGAAACTGCACCCGATGCATTAGCAGAAACCCTATCCAATCGTATTCACCTTTTGCAGGAAGAATTAGACCGTCTATCGAAGGATCAAGTAAACAATAAAGAGATTATTCAGAAGAAAGAAAAAGAGCTTCAAAATACTCAAGAAGATTTTAAGAAGTTAAAAGAACAACTCGAAGAAATTCAAAATATGGCAAGTGAATACTTTTGCCCTCATTGTAAAGCACCCATGGTATCTCGAGCATATCACGATGAAGTCACTGAATACGGAGATGTAGATCATGAATTTATTGATTTTGAGTGCGGTTATACAATTATAGATGGAAAAGAAGAGCGCCCTTGTAAATATAAGAAAAATAGCTAA
- a CDS encoding site-specific DNA-methyltransferase — MENDRNYKGALRLDWINKSLSLYYEIDEKEGKGVRPVWVARNDIRVAEPRILKFQKHYGDVKSENVLIKGDNLLVLRSLVEMFKGRPDKEKVKCIYIDPPFNTGNAFKYYDDNLRHSEWLTMMRDRLYLLRKLMKKDGVIFVNIDNDELHYLKVIMDEIFGRENYITTVAMKAKAPSGVATGSMIFDVSQYLLCYRGPQKPKVYKNKIIKEIIDESSKTAEQYSLLFVDEGKQGKVVNELKTKSGNVIKIKKHTNYKIKRISNGEKNVACYLKNFDKIFRTATLSGGIEKQIKKLIPDSGLYSYIHVPNKGKYADIPTKYYVYNKEGVLFLKEVAEIAEIEDEKGDLAKVPAKLELVSNIFTDDLWQGISGEGDVEFQQNKKPEKLIQRLLELVTCKDDLVLDIFAGSGTTAAVAHKLGRRWITVEIGRQAEELIIPRLLRVVNGKDQTGISKDINWKGQGGFKYYQLGESVIHEHDMNWALKSGEMAEAIFLHFQYRPVKADWLKNENMHLGKHQSARYNFALAFASSKIETLTEDLYETIVIELAKEKFKHLTIFTNVAVSVPPASLDERILIKKIPAAILREYNLL, encoded by the coding sequence ATGGAAAACGATAGAAATTATAAAGGTGCGTTACGCCTTGATTGGATAAATAAGAGCCTTTCGCTCTATTACGAGATTGACGAAAAAGAAGGGAAAGGTGTTCGGCCAGTTTGGGTGGCAAGAAATGACATCCGCGTTGCCGAACCACGCATTTTAAAGTTTCAAAAACACTACGGTGATGTAAAGAGCGAGAATGTGCTTATAAAAGGCGATAACCTTTTAGTCCTTCGGAGTTTAGTTGAAATGTTTAAGGGCCGGCCGGACAAAGAAAAAGTGAAGTGTATTTATATTGATCCGCCATTTAATACCGGCAACGCTTTTAAGTATTATGATGATAACCTTCGACATTCTGAATGGTTAACAATGATGAGGGACCGTTTATATCTTTTGCGCAAGTTGATGAAAAAAGACGGGGTCATCTTCGTAAATATCGACAACGACGAATTGCATTATCTTAAAGTTATAATGGATGAAATTTTCGGTAGAGAAAATTACATCACGACGGTTGCAATGAAAGCAAAGGCCCCATCCGGCGTAGCGACTGGAAGCATGATTTTTGACGTCTCTCAATACCTACTTTGTTATCGTGGACCGCAGAAGCCAAAAGTTTATAAAAATAAAATCATTAAAGAAATTATTGATGAATCATCAAAAACAGCTGAACAGTATAGCTTACTTTTTGTAGATGAAGGGAAACAAGGAAAAGTCGTTAATGAATTGAAAACTAAAAGTGGGAATGTAATAAAAATAAAAAAACATACGAATTATAAAATTAAAAGAATTTCTAATGGAGAAAAGAACGTTGCCTGCTACTTAAAGAATTTTGATAAAATCTTCAGGACAGCAACTCTCTCCGGTGGGATCGAAAAACAGATAAAAAAACTCATACCTGACAGTGGCCTCTATTCATACATTCATGTGCCGAACAAAGGAAAGTATGCTGATATTCCAACAAAGTATTATGTTTATAATAAAGAAGGTGTTTTATTTTTGAAAGAGGTTGCCGAAATTGCTGAAATTGAAGACGAGAAAGGCGATTTAGCAAAAGTTCCAGCAAAACTAGAGTTAGTCAGTAATATATTTACAGATGATTTGTGGCAAGGTATTTCGGGAGAAGGCGATGTTGAGTTTCAGCAAAACAAAAAACCAGAGAAATTGATTCAGCGTTTATTAGAGTTAGTAACGTGTAAGGATGATTTAGTATTAGATATTTTTGCCGGCTCTGGAACAACCGCAGCGGTAGCGCATAAACTTGGCCGGCGCTGGATAACTGTAGAAATTGGCAGACAAGCAGAAGAGTTAATCATTCCTCGTCTTTTAAGAGTTGTTAATGGAAAAGATCAGACTGGGATTAGCAAAGATATAAATTGGAAAGGCCAAGGTGGTTTTAAGTACTATCAGCTCGGGGAAAGTGTAATACACGAACATGACATGAACTGGGCTCTGAAGTCAGGGGAAATGGCGGAAGCTATCTTTTTGCATTTTCAATATAGACCCGTGAAAGCAGATTGGCTGAAAAATGAAAATATGCATCTAGGCAAACATCAATCGGCCCGTTATAACTTTGCCCTTGCCTTTGCTTCAAGTAAAATTGAGACATTAACGGAAGATTTATACGAAACAATTGTTATTGAGTTGGCTAAGGAGAAATTCAAGCATTTAACAATTTTTACCAATGTTGCAGTTTCTGTGCCTCCGGCGTCGCTTGACGAGCGTATTTTGATAAAGAAAATACCGGCAGCAATTTTGAGAGAATACAATTTGCTATGA
- a CDS encoding DEAD/DEAH box helicase family protein yields MKTKSQTFYDLVSQDQQYKIAIGSPSPKTIENYDKIQHLLKFALRPYQIEALSAFQLFWKNGFDSRSLKQKTLQQEKNNEGKLVEWHKVGFEMATGSGKTLLMGAIILDLYHKGFKDFLILTPNTILFDKTIENFTPRAVKSIFGDGWNLTYNLVSGNSYRDKTCNYEEDRDISFYVFNMQKFYDKTASSGQKDGEDTMKGTPYVRRPLEDSLWRDKSGNHTISFVEFLRERRPVIISDEAHHYQQKQTTEAIFEFLPGIVLEFTATSLEKGGSESFGQDNLYKYPMQRYINERYGKRIFAVGCGTGDDKTPDIVTDSDKQKLVWGMLIHLLKYEALSAVNAPVKKAMLLTRARSIKHADAIDIYLRNWPASTGNEIEDVLEQVNREGTDIAKIVRQYMPKKKTELIEKLTRIAKSVFTIHSENKSQEEVLADYQSLDDNETEIVNQVRIFTEGVDYDNFYTIVVLGDTVQKVGLVAAQLIGRGLRLYKEKREFDVLGHDLKEQSEILHVICERGHRFDQIVNEIRQNLQLSTLTIEIPTEEEDRENKVNRKIIDDYEIPILQIKPIATGKSFEDALKDKSLSIAAFIDEVCVVLKGEKVLKPEVLAMVDYAEITADEITLQGDKPKTTRRTIALAKTDIAHWALDFIEQTGSFIGNNSFNTAKKLIEAITNSGIQVDTAYGIDYKRALKALKKSIIWFYGKKSFEIMFKGQFNFQKKNVKNIFMDEIITVRKRDGLTMNLIPSHQPMSSHLQQKGIIVEGYKYSVRPYVKFDSPPEKWVADALEHLCELDKKKKSFWVRNEPKTEYSVEVKPAPFYPDFLAFIGGKWIIVDVKGKHLAEGKQIDDRKKALKLLDKKGGIKTFFLVDNVMENKGFKAVEIATVNDFEGFDELRHEELSIEEFIKKM; encoded by the coding sequence ATGAAAACTAAATCGCAAACATTTTATGACTTAGTAAGTCAGGATCAGCAATACAAAATCGCTATTGGTTCGCCGTCGCCAAAAACAATTGAAAATTACGATAAAATACAGCACTTGCTCAAGTTCGCCCTACGTCCTTATCAAATAGAAGCATTGAGCGCATTTCAGCTTTTTTGGAAAAATGGCTTTGACAGCCGGAGCTTAAAACAAAAGACTCTTCAACAAGAGAAAAATAATGAAGGCAAACTTGTAGAATGGCATAAAGTTGGCTTTGAAATGGCAACCGGATCCGGCAAAACGCTTCTTATGGGCGCAATAATTTTGGATTTGTATCACAAAGGATTTAAGGATTTTCTCATTTTGACCCCAAACACAATTTTATTTGATAAGACGATCGAAAACTTTACCCCTCGCGCGGTGAAAAGTATTTTTGGGGACGGCTGGAATTTAACCTACAACTTAGTAAGTGGCAATTCATATCGGGACAAAACCTGCAACTACGAGGAAGATCGCGACATTTCATTCTATGTGTTTAATATGCAGAAGTTTTATGACAAAACCGCTTCGTCAGGGCAAAAGGATGGCGAAGATACAATGAAAGGCACTCCGTATGTGCGCCGTCCGCTTGAGGATTCGTTGTGGCGTGATAAGAGTGGAAATCATACCATTTCGTTTGTAGAATTTTTGCGCGAACGCCGGCCGGTTATTATTTCCGACGAAGCACATCACTATCAACAAAAGCAAACTACAGAAGCCATTTTTGAGTTTTTGCCGGGGATAGTGCTTGAATTTACCGCAACATCGCTTGAAAAAGGTGGAAGCGAAAGTTTTGGGCAAGATAATCTCTACAAGTATCCAATGCAGAGATACATCAATGAGAGATACGGCAAGAGAATTTTTGCCGTCGGTTGCGGAACAGGCGACGATAAAACGCCGGATATAGTAACTGATAGTGATAAGCAAAAGTTGGTGTGGGGCATGTTAATACACTTGCTTAAATACGAGGCGCTTTCGGCTGTAAATGCTCCAGTGAAAAAAGCAATGTTGCTTACCAGGGCGAGATCAATCAAGCATGCGGATGCAATTGATATTTATCTCCGAAACTGGCCGGCTTCAACAGGAAACGAGATCGAAGATGTATTAGAGCAAGTTAACAGAGAAGGAACGGATATCGCTAAAATTGTTAGACAATATATGCCCAAGAAAAAAACGGAGCTAATTGAAAAATTAACGCGAATAGCAAAATCAGTTTTTACCATTCATAGCGAAAACAAAAGCCAAGAAGAGGTTTTGGCAGATTACCAGTCGCTTGATGACAACGAAACGGAGATTGTTAATCAAGTTCGCATATTTACTGAAGGTGTTGATTATGACAATTTTTATACGATTGTAGTTTTGGGCGATACTGTTCAAAAAGTTGGACTTGTAGCAGCTCAACTTATCGGTCGCGGGTTGCGGCTTTATAAAGAAAAGCGAGAATTTGATGTTTTAGGACATGATTTGAAAGAGCAGAGCGAAATTTTACATGTGATTTGTGAACGTGGTCATCGGTTCGACCAGATCGTTAATGAAATAAGGCAGAATCTTCAGTTGTCAACATTAACCATAGAAATACCAACTGAGGAGGAAGACCGAGAAAACAAAGTTAATCGAAAGATTATCGATGACTACGAAATCCCAATTTTACAAATCAAGCCAATCGCTACTGGAAAAAGTTTTGAGGACGCATTAAAAGATAAATCACTCAGCATTGCGGCGTTTATAGACGAAGTGTGTGTAGTTTTAAAGGGCGAAAAAGTTTTGAAGCCAGAAGTTTTGGCGATGGTAGATTATGCCGAGATTACAGCAGATGAAATTACATTGCAAGGAGACAAACCGAAGACAACTCGACGAACAATAGCTTTAGCAAAAACTGATATTGCGCATTGGGCATTAGATTTTATTGAGCAAACGGGATCATTTATAGGAAATAATTCTTTTAACACGGCAAAGAAACTGATCGAAGCAATAACCAACTCTGGAATACAGGTTGATACCGCTTACGGTATTGATTATAAGCGTGCACTCAAGGCATTAAAGAAAAGCATTATTTGGTTTTATGGAAAAAAATCATTCGAAATTATGTTCAAAGGTCAATTCAATTTCCAGAAGAAGAACGTGAAGAATATTTTTATGGACGAGATAATTACAGTGCGTAAACGAGATGGATTAACGATGAATTTAATTCCATCTCATCAGCCGATGTCTTCACACCTGCAACAAAAAGGAATTATCGTTGAAGGGTATAAATATTCTGTTAGGCCATATGTAAAGTTTGATTCTCCACCAGAAAAATGGGTTGCTGATGCACTCGAACATCTTTGTGAGTTGGATAAAAAGAAAAAAAGCTTTTGGGTCAGAAATGAACCAAAGACTGAATACTCCGTTGAAGTAAAGCCAGCTCCATTTTATCCCGATTTTCTTGCGTTTATTGGCGGAAAATGGATTATCGTTGACGTAAAAGGTAAACATCTTGCAGAAGGAAAACAGATTGACGATCGTAAGAAGGCCCTAAAGCTTTTGGACAAAAAAGGCGGTATTAAAACTTTTTTCCTTGTTGATAACGTTATGGAAAATAAAGGCTTCAAAGCAGTCGAAATTGCGACTGTTAATGATTTTGAAGGATTTGATGAATTGCGGCATGAAGAACTTAGCATTGAGGAATTTATCAAAAAGATGTGA
- a CDS encoding septation protein SpoVG family protein, producing MKTLISISEIQIIPVKPNNGLIAFASCVVNNQFYIGNIAIYTSLSSQAGYRLVYPTKVLPNGKALSCIYPINKIVGSAVQEAIINKYEDLMKKVVGKNEAINAGL from the coding sequence ATGAAGACGTTAATATCAATCTCCGAAATCCAAATCATTCCAGTTAAACCAAATAACGGTCTCATAGCATTTGCCTCCTGCGTAGTAAATAATCAATTCTACATAGGCAATATTGCAATCTACACTTCTTTATCAAGTCAAGCCGGTTATAGGCTAGTCTATCCCACCAAAGTTTTACCTAACGGAAAGGCCTTAAGCTGTATTTATCCTATTAACAAGATTGTAGGTAGCGCCGTACAGGAGGCTATTATAAATAAATATGAAGACTTGATGAAAAAGGTGGTGGGAAAGAATGAAGCGATTAACGCCGGCTTGTAG
- a CDS encoding helix-turn-helix domain-containing protein, with product MAGNGSIGYMEKRFLGMEEASEYLGLTKGTLYGWVCHKKIPYLKIGRLVKFDLREIEAWLKDRRVKSVEL from the coding sequence ATGGCAGGGAATGGAAGCATAGGTTATATGGAAAAACGATTTTTAGGCATGGAAGAAGCTTCTGAATACTTAGGCTTAACCAAGGGGACTCTCTATGGCTGGGTTTGCCACAAGAAGATCCCTTACTTAAAAATAGGCCGACTGGTAAAGTTTGATCTGCGCGAGATAGAGGCCTGGCTTAAAGACAGGAGGGTAAAAAGTGTCGAATTATAG
- a CDS encoding site-specific integrase — MAIRERDGKYFIDYYANGHRVREAISGSRALAEKVLRKRQSAIDENRYLDIKRSEKIRFEDFLEDYLEHHSKLNNRSWKRAEIPNMKRLKAYFSGRLLQEITPLDVEKFKAKTLTEVSPATTNRCLALLKSMFNKATIWGKLNGPNPVKGIKLFREESRLRFLEKEEIATLLKYCNGYLYPVVTVALHTGMRKSEILNLKWHDVDFSRDNIYLSQTKNGEKREVSMNSLVRSTLIKVRKHPSSPYIFVNAKGKPYTDIRKSFHAALHKAGIRDFRFHDLRHTFASQLAMAGVDLNSIRELMGHKSIKMTLRYSHLSSGHKKRAVEALNNQIGTIWAQEPVNKTEETATPSQLLTNSGVMVI, encoded by the coding sequence ATGGCGATAAGAGAACGCGACGGTAAATACTTTATAGACTATTACGCCAATGGACACAGGGTTCGCGAGGCCATAAGCGGCAGCAGGGCTCTTGCCGAAAAAGTCTTACGCAAGAGACAGAGCGCGATTGATGAGAACAGATACTTGGATATCAAGCGCAGCGAAAAGATCAGATTTGAGGATTTCCTCGAAGACTACCTTGAGCACCATTCGAAGCTAAATAACCGCTCCTGGAAACGCGCCGAGATACCAAACATGAAGCGCCTTAAGGCGTACTTTTCAGGGCGCCTTTTGCAGGAAATCACCCCTCTCGATGTCGAGAAGTTTAAGGCCAAAACTTTAACCGAGGTCAGCCCCGCCACAACCAATCGTTGCCTCGCGCTTCTTAAGTCCATGTTTAATAAGGCGACCATCTGGGGAAAGCTTAACGGCCCGAACCCGGTTAAGGGGATAAAGCTATTCAGAGAAGAGAGCCGGCTTCGTTTTCTTGAGAAAGAAGAGATCGCCACGCTCCTTAAGTATTGCAACGGATACTTATATCCAGTCGTTACCGTTGCTTTGCATACCGGAATGCGAAAGTCAGAGATCCTAAACCTTAAATGGCATGATGTCGATTTTAGCCGCGATAACATATATTTAAGCCAGACTAAGAACGGGGAGAAAAGAGAGGTTTCCATGAACTCCCTGGTGAGGTCAACGCTTATCAAAGTAAGGAAGCATCCGAGCAGCCCTTATATTTTTGTAAACGCAAAGGGAAAACCCTATACTGATATACGAAAATCATTCCACGCAGCCCTGCATAAGGCCGGCATAAGAGACTTTAGGTTCCACGACCTAAGGCATACCTTTGCCTCGCAATTGGCGATGGCAGGGGTGGACCTGAACTCCATCAGGGAGCTTATGGGGCATAAGTCAATCAAGATGACGCTACGCTACAGCCACCTATCGTCCGGCCATAAAAAACGAGCCGTTGAGGCATTAAACAACCAGATAGGCACGATTTGGGCACAAGAGCCGGTTAACAAGACAGAGGAAACGGCCACACCGTCACAATTGTTGACAAATTCGGGGGTTATGGTAATATGA